In Podarcis muralis chromosome 7, rPodMur119.hap1.1, whole genome shotgun sequence, the genomic stretch TAAAGGGAGCACACTAGGATGCCATGTTGCAAAACCAGAAGACGAACTTGTGAAGAAAGCAATGGGTTGATGCTGTGGTAGAAAGATGAGATTATGCATGTTGTACCTGGATGTCTCTTCCCAGGTAGATGTATTGGCTGTTTACTTGCATCTCTTGGGCTCAGCAGCCTTTGCCAGAACTTTCTCTGCATCTTTCACAGCGTTTTCCAAGAAATTCTTCAGCAAGTAGAATGTGGTAGCAAAAGAACTGCCCCCACCATAGAGAGACCCCAACACAGGTATGAAATCCAGAACCAGCTCTACCACTGTGATTGCTCCCCACATTGCTGACCTCTTCAAGATATCCATGGCAAATTCTGTTGTGATCATACCGGTGCTTGGGGTATGTTCAATAACAGATTTCAACTCCTCAACAGGTTTCCCCACACGATTTGCTAGTATATTGAGGGAATCTTCATCCAAGCCAAAAACTTTGCAGATATCCCCCATTGTCGATACCACAATTGCAATGTCACAACCAAGCGAGAGGAATGGGAGAGGAATCAATCCAACAGAACAACTCACCATGGCATTTTTCCATATCAGGCTCTCCATagcatcctttttctttttaatgctatCTTTTGTTAAAATTGGTAGAGACATAATTAAAACATCTCTCTTGATTTCACCCTGTTCCTTTTCAATGGTCTCTTGAAGCAGGGGGAAATCATACTTGCGCAAATCCCACCTTGACATCAGAAAGACCCTTGGAGAAGACTCACCTAATGCCTTCAAATTATCATAGCTATCTTTCCGTATAATGTCAAGAGTCGTTTTCTCAGCTTGCATCATCTCATGGGTGTCGTCCACATTGATGCGTTTTGACCGCCTGTAGTTATCTATATCAATATCCACTTTGCTGCGCACATAGTAgaatttcttcttatttttacgGATCTCAAGAGCCAATTTGGTGTCATCCTCACTGAAGCGCCCTGAGGCGATGATGATGAAAAAATCATACTTGCTGAAATTGACCTTCTTTAGGTATTCCTTTGCACTAAACTTATTTGTTCCAATTCCTGGTAGATCCCAAATTTTGACTTTGGGGAATGCAGGGTGTGTATATTCTTGTGGCAACATTGTTGTTTCTGTCACCCCCGTCGGAGCTGCACCCTTTTCATCATCTTCCATTCCTCGCAGGGCATTGACGAAAGATGATTTCCCGACACCAGATCTTCCTGTGATGGCAATTTCCAACGTGATGTTATTTAATAAATTTGACTGCTCTTTAACTTCAGCTGAAACAGTTTCAAATGGTTTTTTCTCCAAAGCAAACTTCACTTCAGCAAGGTCTTTTGTTACGGTTTCTTTTGTTAAGGCAGGATCCATGACAACGATTCCTTGTGGCTCAGTTTATCTGTGAAAGAGAAGAAAACTATAATAGTTAAATGATAGCCTTCAACACACTTTTATGGACATATTTACAATCCATGGTTTatgggggggaaatcaatttaCATAGGACATAACTCTAAGACCATGGGTTGTTTGAGCAGCAGCTGGTAGTATTTCAATAAAGTGAAGAATTGTGCCTGTTGTCAATCTCACAGAAATCTCTATGTGCATGCATTCACACATAACCCTTAAAACATGTTTATGTGGGATGTGGATCTTTTTTGAACTCAAATTATTCATTCCTCTAGAGATGTGTCTAAAGGAAGCATTTACACCCCACATATCCCTAGTATATTCTGGCCAAGTCTTGCCCTGCCACTTTTACAAAAGCCACCAGTaaaaagaagaatgtttttaaaaatgtcatcaaGGGGCAGGTGAAAAAAAGGAGCCAGAGGGTCGAAATAAGTGATGCAGAAAGAGCCCAGAAATATTCTTAAAGGGCAATACTCAATACTGGGAAAATATCCACATTGGGTTCTTGTCAACTAACCTTTACTCAGCGatgactcactgaaattaataaccaTGCCTAagatccattaattttaataggtctactctgagtaaatgttAGTTGAAGACAACCCATTAACAGCAACATTATCTTGTCCTGAAAGctatataaatataatgaatgaatgaataaatgaaatacaGCTATAGGAAAAAAGAGCTATGAGAAAGTCGcagaatcatagcactgtagagttggaagggaccgtgaggatcatctagtccaaccccctgcgatgcaggaatatgcagctggtccatacagggatcgaacctgcaaccttggtgttatcagcaccatggactaaccaactgagctatccaggctcatcAGGCAGCACCTAACCAGAACCAACAGAACCTCCAGCATCTTTTACCCTGCCCTGCCTCGAACCCTTGCCATGCGGTTTTTCTAATCAGAAGTGGTGCAGATACCATTTTTACACACCAGCAAGTGCTGGGACGCAGCCgtgttcctggggggggggggtctgcagaGGGATATACTGAATTAACACGGGAAAGGGAGACCGGTGGCATTGGCTTCAGGGCAGTTACTTAAAACTCTTATGCTTTGCTTCTGCACTAAGGGGCAGCCCAGATGGTCTCTGCCTCTTCAGCACTCAGGGGATTGTTTGGAGAATAGAAGTTGCTGTATTCCTCTGTTCTGCACCCCGTTCCCCGCTCTGACAAAGAGGGTGCGGTCATCAACTGCATTGCAATGCTGATAGACGCCTTTTATTAAACTCGGGCGCAGGGGTGGGGGGGCACCTTTATAGTAGCACGAGCTCTGCTTGGTCCCTGGTGATGGCATGTTATTTATTCCGTTTGCCGCGGGGAAGAAGGGCAGCCTTCTCGAACatcattgttaataataatattattgttaATGATATAATATCACAATAGCTATAATGTAATGGTtaacataataacaataaaaaggtgaaaaataaaaaggtaaaaggtaaacaacaacagcaacagccacCCCAATCAAGCAAGGAGCTCAGAGTCTCCTTTAACGCAAAGAAGCTCAAAAAGAAACGGAAATCATTCTAGATCGAGGAAAAAAGTTCAACTCCTTACCTCCTGCCGGATCGATTTTTTGCAGCCAAGCTCAGTCGtcttcctggaggttttgcttcgAGGTTTCTCGCGCTTTTCTCCGTcctgctctctccctctgtctccctTTTataccctctctccctcctgatcgtCACACTgctaaaagcaaaaaagaaagtgaAGGTAACCAGCGAGGACGAGATAAGATCTCAACAAACAGCCgaagctgcattcctggccagagGGAGCTCCAAGCTCCCGTTTGCTAGCGGGGATTTTGCTTTTTCTGGAAAGTCCCATAGGATCTCCTGTGGAAGCATCCCATGGAAGTAATCCTTTACCTCTGCTGTTGTTGCCTCTGTGCCAGTCTCAGCAGCACCTGAGTTGTCGGCACTTAAGCAGCgtggagagggacgcgggtggcgctgtgggtaaaagcctcagtgcctaggacttgccgatcgaaaggtcggcggttcgaatccccgcagtggggtgcgctcccgtcgttcggtcccagcacctgccaacctagcagttcgaaagcaccctcgggtgcaagtaaataaatagggaccacttactagcgggaaggtaaacggcgttccgtgtgctgcgctggctcgccagatgcagcttgtcacgctggccacatgacccggaagtgtctgcggacagcgctggctcccggcctatagagtgagatgagcgcacaaccctagagtctggcaagactggcccgtacgggcaggggtacctttacctttacctaagcagtGTGGCATTGATGAAAGAGGACTACCCAGAGCCCAGCCTTCCTACTACTGCAGCATAGAATAGAATATTTGCAAAGAACCGTAGAAATTtcctagattttttaaaaaaaaccttctagtTAAGAAGGTGCATTCATTGGTGTGCTCTGAGCATGAGTAATGTTGGATAAAATCCTTAGGCTGGGGTGTAAATGGCAGGCTGGGGGAACAGAGCAGTGCTATGAGGAGAATCCGGCTGATCAGGGCAGTGGCGTCCCTGGTTACACAACCAGACCATCATCTGCAGTACATCAGATGCGCACTGGGCACAGACTTATTAATATAAGAATGCAATGACAACAAGGTTCTGCCTCATGTTTGAAGTGTGTCAAGTTCTTTCTTCCAACCCGCTCTATGCATAGACCTCTCCTGTTATTTGCATtaaaaagattgggggggggggtttggcagTGAAAGGATTGCATTAGCATGTGCAGAGATACTTTGTTCTGCTTAGGGAGCCCTTTCAGCACTAACTGGTCTACTGAGGGCCTCCTGCACATCATTGATCACGTGACCCATTTGCACTGCAGAAAATTCTGAGAATGGAAAAGCATCATAAGGGATGTTATATTGGTTCACATGCTCAGTCCTGTCAGGTTTCACTGTCAAGGTCCATGAACTCACAGATAGGCTGTGCCTTGTTGTTATTTGTGCACTGAAGATCAGCAGTGTTGGCCGTGTATCACCGGTTTTGATCTTTGATCAGTTCGAGCAGAACTGTGTTGCTGGGCTGGCGTGGGGAGAGGAAAACTAGTAAACAGGATGCAGTTTCTGCTCCAAGATTTTTACCCATCTACCATGGCCACATTCTCACCCTCTCCCCACAAGGCATTTTAGTAGGCCTCATCTAAAACCATGTATCAGTATGATACCACCCCATCCTCTCTAATCTTACACAGTTACACCACTGCTTGTACGTGTGGCAAACAGATAATGACAACGAGGCAATGAGCCTCCATTGGTCTGTCATCTGAAGGAAATGCACTGTGCTAAAGTTCTCCTGAGCTTTCTACCAAGTAGCAAAGAGGCAAACATGGAATTGGAACCTGGACCTAGGGCACAGACTCACTTGACGTTGTGGTGAGCCTCAGGCCTGGAAAGCGTGGAGGCTATAGAAAATCATAGGTAGTCAGAGACTGTGTCAGCAGCAGTAAGTAAAAGCTCATGTGACACGAGGTAGACGTGCGCATGGCTGCCTTTATGGCAAAAAAGTATACAATCAAATAAGAGATGATGC encodes the following:
- the LOC114603435 gene encoding interferon-inducible GTPase 5-like, whose protein sequence is MDPALTKETVTKDLAEVKFALEKKPFETVSAEVKEQSNLLNNITLEIAITGRSGVGKSSFVNALRGMEDDEKGAAPTGVTETTMLPQEYTHPAFPKVKIWDLPGIGTNKFSAKEYLKKVNFSKYDFFIIIASGRFSEDDTKLALEIRKNKKKFYYVRSKVDIDIDNYRRSKRINVDDTHEMMQAEKTTLDIIRKDSYDNLKALGESSPRVFLMSRWDLRKYDFPLLQETIEKEQGEIKRDVLIMSLPILTKDSIKKKKDAMESLIWKNAMVSCSVGLIPLPFLSLGCDIAIVVSTMGDICKVFGLDEDSLNILANRVGKPVEELKSVIEHTPSTGMITTEFAMDILKRSAMWGAITVVELVLDFIPVLGSLYGGGSSFATTFYLLKNFLENAVKDAEKVLAKAAEPKRCK